One window of the Lycium ferocissimum isolate CSIRO_LF1 unplaced genomic scaffold, AGI_CSIRO_Lferr_CH_V1 ctg9785, whole genome shotgun sequence genome contains the following:
- the LOC132046190 gene encoding LOW QUALITY PROTEIN: putative disease resistance RPP13-like protein 1 (The sequence of the model RefSeq protein was modified relative to this genomic sequence to represent the inferred CDS: inserted 2 bases in 1 codon; deleted 3 bases in 2 codons) yields MAGLDIGLAVGGAFVSSALNVLFDRLAPQGELLKMFQKNKDGVQLFGKLRMTLRGLQVVLSDAENKQASDPCVSQWLNELRDAVDGAENLIEEVNYEALRLKVEGQHQNIAEGISNLQVSDLHLGLSDEFFRNIRKKLEGTIETLKGLQEQIGHLGLKEHFVSTKQETRTPSTSLVDESDIFGRQDEIEKLVGRLLSEDANGKNLTVVPIVGMGGVGKTTLAQAVYNDKKVEKHFDLKAWVCVSESYDALRITKELLQEIGSFDLKDDNNLNKLQVKLKGRLTGNRFLVVLDDVWNDNYNDWDKLRKLFVQGKIGSKIIVTTRNRRVASMMDDEEVSMDILSSEDSWSLFKRHAFRNIDPKEHPELEEVGKQIAAKCNGLPLALKTLAGMLRSKSEVKEWKHILRSEIWELPNNDILAALKLSYNDLSAHLKQCFSYCAIFPKDYPFCKEQVIELWNANGLLRELQKDETIEDLGNRYFLELRSRSLFERVPNSSQGDQEKFLMHDLVNDLAQIASSKLCIRLEESQGSHMLEKSRHLSYSMGYGDFEKLKPLFKLEQLRTLLPISFSILRSFFLSKRVLHNILPTLRSLRALSLSHYKINELPSVLFIKLKLLRFLDLSQTKIKRLPDSTCVLYNLETLLLSNCSYLEELPLQMEKLINLHHIDISGTSRLKMPLHLSKLKSLHVLVGAKFLLGDCNGSRIADLGELHNLYGSLSILELQNVVDRREALKAKMREKEHVEKLSLKWSESIANNSQTERDILDELQPSPNIKELQITGYRGTKFPNWLADHSFLKLVELSLRNCKVCDSLPALGQLPSLKFLTIRGMDRITEVTEEFYGSSSSKKPFNSLEKLVFVAMPEWKQWHVLGNGEFPALQDLSIEDCPKLIGKLPENLCSLTRLTISKCPELNLETPIQLSNLKSLEFWFSKVGVLFDDAELFTSQLQGMKQIVELEIHNCQSLTSLPISILSNTLKTIKIYGCGKLKLEASVGEMFLERLDIDSIDDIYMWVPREXFCRESHSLKRLLIPTETLEIRDCRNIERLTVTCGTQMTSLFIFKCEKLKWLPERMQELLPSLKELTLLYCPEIESFPEGGLPFNLEVLHIHYCKKLVNNRKEWHLQRLPCLRELSIFHDGSDEEILVDENWELPCSIRRLNVVNLKTLSSQVLKSLTSLEYLSTNNLPQIQSLLEEGLPSSLSDLYLCGHHELHSLPMEGLLRLTSLQRLQIYDCPNLQSIPESALPSSLSELTIDNCLNLQSIPESALPSSLSELTIGNCPNLQSIPESALPSSLSVLTIMDCPNLQSIPESALPSSLSELTIDNCPNLQSLPVKGMPSSLSKLFISDCPLLKPLLEFDKGEYWQNIAQIPTIQIDEEYQ; encoded by the exons ATGGCTGGCTTAGACATTGGCTTAGCAGTTGGTGGTGCATTTGTCTCTTCAGCTTTGAATGTTCTCTTTGATAGGCTTGCTCCTCAGGGTGAGCTGCTCAAGATGTTTCAGAAGAATAAGGATGGTGTTCAGCTCTTTGGGAAGCTGAGGATGACTTTGCGTGGCCTTCAAGTTGTTCTAAGTGATGCAGAGAATAAGCAAGCATCAGATCCATGTGTGAGCCAGTGGCTTAACGAGCTTCGAGATGCTGTGGACGGTGCTGAAAACTTAATAGAAGAAGTCAATTATGAAGCTTTGAGGCTTAAGGTGGAAGGTCAGCATCAAAATATTGCTGAAGGAATAAGCAACTTGCAGGTAAGTGACCTTCACTTGGGCCTAAGTGATGAATTTTTTCGTAACATAAGGAAGAAGTTGGAAGGCACCATTGAAACGTTGAAGGGGTTGCAAGAGCAAATTGGTCACCTTGGCTTGAAGGAACATTTTGTTTCGACTAAACAAGAAACTAGGACACCTTCAACTTCTTTGGTTGATGAATCTGATATCTTTGGTAGGCAGGATGAAATAGAGAAATTGGTTGGCCGTTTACTGTCTGAAGATGCAAATGGAAAAAATCTGACTGTAGTCCCCATTGTTGGCATGGGGGGCGTTGGCAAGACAACACTTGCTCAAGCAGTTTACAATGATAAGAAGGTGGAAAAACATTTTGATTTGAAAGCTTGGGTTTGTGTGTCTGAGTCGTATGATGCTTTAAGAATAACAAAAGAGTTACTTCAGGAGATTGGCTCATTTGACTTAAAGGATGATAATAATCTTAATAAGCTACAGGTCAAATTGAAGGGAAGGCTAACTGGAAATAGATTTCTAGTTGTCCTTGATGATGTGTGGAATGATAACTATAATGACTGGGATAAGTTGAGAAAGCTTTTTGTACAAGGAAAAATAGGAAGTAAGATCATTGTGACGACACGTAATAGAAGAGTTGCCTCGATGATGGATGATGAGGAAGTTAGCATGGACATTTTGTCTAGTGAAGACTCTTGGTCTTTATTCAAAAGACATGCATTTCGAAACATAGATCCTAAGGAGCATCCAGAACTTGAAGAGGTAGGGAAACAAATTGCAGCTAAGTGCAATGGATTGCCCTTAGCTCTAAAGACACTCGCTGGCATGTTACGCTCCAAATCAGAGGTTAAAGAGTGGAAACATATTTTGAGAAGTGAAATATGGGAACTTCCAAACAATGACATATTAGCAGCATTGAAGTTGAGCTACAATGATCTTTCCGCACATTTAAAGCAATGCTTTTCCTATTGTGCTATATTTCCCAAAGATTATCCATTTTGCAAAGAACAAGTCATTGAACTGTGGAATGCTAATGGTCTACTACGGGAGTTGCAGAAAGATGAAACAATTGAAGATTTAGGCAACCGATACTTTCTCGAGTTGAGATCAAGATCATTATTCGAAAGGGTCCCAAATTCTTCTCAAGGGGACCAAGAGAAATTCTTAATGCATGACCTTGTCAATGATTTAGCCCAAATTGCATCTTCAAAACTTTGTATCAGGTTGGAAGAGAGTCAAGGATCTCATATGTTGGAAAAAAGTCGACACCTATCATATTCAATGGGATATGGTGACTTTGAGAAATTGAAACCACTCTTCAAATTGGAGCAGCTGAGGACATTGCTTCCGATAAGCTTTTCGATCTTA AGATCATTTTTTCTAAGCAAGAGGGTGCTGCATAACATATTGCCAACACTAAGATCCTTAAGGGCACTATCACTGTCTCATTATAAGATTAACGAGTTGCCGAGTGTCTTGTTTATCAAATTAAAGCTCCtaagatttttggacctttcTCAGACAAAGATTAAGAGGTTGCCAGATTCAACTTGTGTACTGTATAACTTAGAGACACTTCTCCTGTCAAATTGTAGTTATCTTGAGGAGTTACCTCTGCAGATGGAAAAGCTAATCAACTTGCATCACATTGACATTAGCGGCACTTCTCGCTTGAAGATGCCGCTACATCTGAGCAAGTTGAAAAGCCTCCATGTGCTAGTGGGAGCTAAATTTCTTCTAGGTGACTGCAATGGTTCGAGAATCGCAGATTTGGGTGAACTACATAACTTGTATGGATCTCTATCAATTCTAGAGTTGCAAAATGTGGTTGATAGAAGGGAAGCTCTGAAGGCAAAGATGAGGGAGAAGGAACATGTTGAGAAGTTATCATTGAAGTGGAGTGAAAGTATTGCCAACAATTCACAAACAGAAAGAGACATACTTGATGAGCTACAACCAAGTCCAAACATTAAAGAACTCCAAATCACTGGATATAGAGGTACAAAATTTCCAAACTGGCTTGCTGATCATTCGTTTCTTAAGCTGGTGGAATTGTCTCTTAGAAACTGCAAGGTCTGTGATTCCTTGCCAGCACTAGGACAACTTCCTTCATTGAAATTCCTCACCATTAGAGGGATGGATCGAATAACAGAGGTGACTGAAGAATTCTATGGCAGTTCGTCCTCCAAAAAGCCTTTTAACTCTCTTGAGAAGCTTGTATTTGTAGCTATGCCGGAGTGGAAGCAGTGGCATGTACTAGGGAATGGAGAGTTCCCTGCACTTCAGGACCTTTCAATTGAAGATTGCCCCAAGTTGATTGGGAAGTTGCCTGAAAATCTTTGTTCTCTAACAAGATTGACAATTTCAAAATGTCCTGAACTCAATTTGGAGACACCTATCCAACTTTCAAATTTGAAA AGTTTAGAGTTTTGGTTCTCCAAGGTTGGAGTTCTTTTTGATGACGCTGAACTGTTTACATCCCAACTTCAGGGAATGAAGCAGATTGTTGAATTAGAAATTCATAATTGTCAGTCTCTTACCTCCTTACCTATTAGCATTCTGTCGAATACCTTGAAGACAATAAAGATATATGGTTGTGGGAAACTGAAATTGGAGGCGTCAGTTGGTGAGATGTTTCTGGAGAGATTGGATATTGATTCTATAGATGATATATACATGTGGGTCCCAAGAGA ATTTTGTAGAGAATCTCACAGCCTTAAAAGGCTTTTGATTCCTACTGAAACTCTCGAAATTAGGGATTGTAGGAATATTGAAAGACTTACGGTGACATGTGGGACTCAGATGACGTCATTGTTTATTTTCAAATGCGAGAAGCTGAAGTGGCTGCCAGAACGTATGCAGGAACTCCTTCCATCTCTTAAGGAACTGACACTGTTGTATTGTCCAGAAATAGAGTCCTTTCCTGAAGGAGGATTGCCCTTCAATTTAGAAGTCCTTCATATCCATTATTGCAAGAAACTGGTGAATAACCGAAAGGAGTGGCATTTACAGAGACTCCCCTGTCTCAGAGAGTTATCGATCTTCCATGATGGCAGCGATGAAGAGATtcttgttgatgagaattgggaGTTGCCTTGCTCTATTCGAAGGCTTAACGTAGTCAATCTGAAAACATTAAGCAGCCAAGTTCTCAAAAGCCTCACCTCTCTTGAATATCTATCTACTAATAATTTACCTCAAATTCAGTCACTGCTGGAAGAAGGGCTTCCCTCATCTCTTTCTGATCTATATTTATGTGGCCATCATGAACTCCATTCACTACCGATGGAAGGTCTTCTGCGCCTCACTTCTCTTCAACGTCTACAGATCTATGATTGCCCTAATCTCCAATCTATTCCAGAATCAGCGCTGCCCTCCTCCCTTTCTGAGTTGACCATCGATAATTGCCTTAATCTCCAATCTATTCCAGAATCAGCGCTGCCCTCCTCCCTTTCTGAGTTGACCATCGGTAATTGCCCTAATCTCCAATCTATTCCAGAATCAGCGCTGCCCTCCTCCCTCTCTGTGCTGACCATCATGGATTGCCCTAATCTCCAATCTATTCCAGAATCAGCGCTGCCCTCCTCCCTCTCTGAGCTGACCATCGATAATTGCCCTAATCTCCAATCCCTTCCAGTAAAAGGGATGCCCTCTTCCCTCTCTAAACTATTTATTTCCGACTGCCCATTGCTCAAACCACTCCTAGAATTTGACAAGGGAGAATACTGGCAAAATATTGCTCAAATTCCCACCATACAGATCGATGAGGAATATCAGTAA